In Streptococcus respiraculi, one DNA window encodes the following:
- a CDS encoding MFS transporter, translating to MNVFIKNRDYRAMLINQWISSFGDIIFYLALIHYVAHYSFAPLAILLITISETIPQILQIITGALADFQNNRIKKYVAIAGVKCMLYALLTLIIGASKFGIVTVVIICSINVVSDTLSYFAGAMITPIYVRVIKEDMTSAMGFRQATVSTVNVLGNTIGGLLMGILSIEAFVALNALTFLMAFIGILVIKTHLVEVEEKVDIAQESVTLKTLLKHITQSLWALKGYPVVLELLLVSILGQVILSSLLPMSTLMLLKAPFYSLETAQAIAVLSIALFMGAILGNLFSGSYLKHVSTKLIVSMSQITRLLIIIGFFYENFLIVLLSSFFCAVTVGLVSPRISKYMFTLIPEDKIGAVQSGLAAVSIVIPGIITMGIVGLASVRGFKLACLPLLLTVFIVFYILRQTRNLD from the coding sequence ATGAATGTTTTTATAAAAAATAGAGATTACAGGGCTATGCTGATTAATCAATGGATTTCATCATTTGGTGATATCATCTTCTATCTGGCTTTGATTCATTATGTTGCACACTATTCCTTTGCTCCCTTAGCTATTCTTTTGATTACTATTTCAGAAACGATACCTCAAATTTTACAGATTATCACAGGAGCTCTTGCGGATTTTCAAAATAATAGAATCAAAAAATATGTCGCTATTGCTGGAGTGAAATGTATGCTATACGCGCTATTAACCCTGATAATAGGAGCAAGTAAATTTGGAATAGTAACAGTTGTGATTATCTGTAGTATAAACGTAGTATCAGATACCTTGAGCTACTTTGCTGGAGCCATGATCACTCCCATATATGTGAGAGTAATAAAAGAAGATATGACATCGGCCATGGGGTTTAGACAGGCAACGGTCAGTACCGTCAATGTGCTTGGTAATACGATAGGTGGCCTGTTAATGGGTATTTTATCAATTGAGGCTTTTGTTGCTCTTAATGCCCTAACATTTTTGATGGCTTTCATAGGAATTTTGGTCATTAAGACGCACCTTGTAGAAGTCGAAGAAAAGGTAGATATTGCCCAAGAAAGTGTCACTTTGAAGACATTGCTGAAACATATCACTCAATCTTTATGGGCTTTAAAAGGATATCCAGTTGTCCTTGAATTATTGTTGGTTTCGATTTTGGGTCAAGTGATTCTTAGCTCACTCTTGCCTATGTCAACCTTGATGTTACTAAAAGCTCCATTCTATTCCTTAGAGACCGCACAGGCGATTGCTGTTTTATCGATTGCTCTGTTTATGGGGGCTATTTTGGGAAATCTGTTCAGTGGTTCTTATTTGAAACATGTATCTACAAAACTTATAGTGAGTATGAGTCAGATTACACGCTTGCTCATCATAATTGGATTTTTCTATGAAAATTTCTTGATAGTATTACTGTCTTCGTTTTTTTGTGCTGTTACTGTGGGACTTGTCAGTCCTCGTATCAGTAAGTATATGTTTACCTTGATACCAGAGGATAAGATAGGGGCTGTGCAATCAGGATTAGCAGCAGTTAGTATCGTTATTCCAGGCATAATCACAATGGGAATTGTTGGCCTAGCTAGTGTTAGAGGATTTAAGTTGGCTTGTCTACCCTTGCTATTGACGGTGTTTATTGTATTTTATATTTTAAGACAAACTCGCAATTTGGATTAG
- a CDS encoding ABC transporter permease/substrate-binding protein, producing MNDLIQTFLDRKEDWVLALGEHLQISFVALACAILIAIPLAILVSKRERLANLLLQFTGMLQTIPSLAILGLLIPIFGIGKIPAILTLIVYAIFPILQNTVTGLQEIDPSLQEAATAFGMNRWEKLKKFEIALAAPVILSGIRTATVLVIGTATLAALIGAGGLGSFILLGIDRNNSSLILIGAISSAILALLFHYLIGLVEKRSLKTMFVSFVALFCISSISLFPMSMMMQDKIVIAGKLGSEPEILLNMYKELIEDQTDIAVELKPNFGKTTFVYEALKAGQIDIYPEFTGTVTSTLLKQPPSTSTDPEEVYQAARKGIFAQDRLIYLKPMLYQNTYALAVKEDYAKEHGLETISDLTKIQASATAGFSLEFNDREDGGKGLKDRYKLSLEVKTLEPALRYKAIDNGNVHIIDAYSTDSELQEYHLKTLKDDKQLFPPYQGAPLLREETLKKYPQLEGILNQLAGKITEKDMQDMNYQVNVEGKSPSQVAKTYLKEHKLIGN from the coding sequence ATGAACGACTTGATTCAAACCTTTTTAGACCGCAAAGAAGACTGGGTCTTGGCTCTTGGTGAACACTTGCAGATTTCTTTTGTGGCGCTAGCCTGTGCGATTTTAATCGCCATTCCCCTTGCCATTCTCGTCTCCAAACGTGAGCGCTTGGCTAATCTCCTGCTGCAATTTACAGGTATGCTCCAGACCATTCCTTCTCTAGCTATCTTGGGGCTTTTGATTCCGATTTTTGGGATCGGGAAAATTCCTGCTATTTTGACCTTGATTGTCTACGCTATTTTCCCGATTCTGCAAAATACGGTCACTGGCTTGCAGGAAATTGATCCGTCTCTCCAAGAAGCAGCCACTGCTTTCGGGATGAACCGCTGGGAGAAATTAAAGAAATTCGAGATTGCCCTAGCCGCACCTGTCATTCTTTCAGGGATTCGGACAGCAACGGTACTCGTGATTGGAACAGCAACACTTGCTGCTCTCATCGGAGCAGGTGGGCTCGGTTCTTTCATTCTTCTAGGAATTGACCGCAACAACAGCTCTCTCATTCTGATTGGGGCAATTAGCTCTGCTATTTTGGCTTTACTCTTTCATTATTTGATTGGACTGGTAGAAAAACGCAGTCTCAAGACCATGTTTGTCTCCTTTGTCGCCCTCTTTTGTATCAGCTCCATTTCACTTTTTCCTATGTCCATGATGATGCAGGATAAGATTGTTATAGCCGGAAAATTAGGCTCTGAACCTGAGATTTTGCTCAATATGTACAAGGAATTGATTGAAGATCAGACAGACATTGCAGTGGAATTAAAACCCAATTTTGGGAAAACAACCTTTGTCTATGAAGCCTTGAAAGCTGGCCAAATCGATATTTACCCTGAATTTACAGGAACGGTGACCTCCACCCTATTAAAGCAACCACCAAGCACCTCTACCGACCCAGAAGAAGTGTATCAAGCTGCCCGTAAGGGAATTTTCGCCCAAGATCGACTCATCTATCTCAAGCCCATGCTCTATCAAAATACCTATGCCCTTGCTGTAAAAGAAGACTATGCCAAAGAACATGGCTTAGAAACAATTTCTGATCTAACCAAGATTCAGGCAAGCGCAACGGCTGGTTTTAGCTTGGAATTTAACGATCGTGAAGACGGAGGAAAAGGCCTAAAAGACCGCTACAAGCTGAGTCTAGAGGTTAAGACCTTGGAACCTGCTCTCCGCTACAAGGCGATTGATAACGGGAACGTCCACATCATCGATGCTTATTCGACCGATAGTGAATTGCAAGAATATCACCTTAAAACACTCAAGGATGACAAGCAGCTTTTTCCACCTTATCAAGGTGCCCCTCTCCTGCGCGAAGAAACGCTGAAAAAATATCCTCAGCTAGAGGGTATTCTCAATCAACTGGCGGGTAAAATCACCGAAAAAGACATGCAAGATATGAACTATCAAGTCAATGTCGAAGGGAAATCTCCAAGCCAAGTCGCAAAGACTTACCTGAAAGAACACAAGTTGATTGGAAACTAG